The Filimonas lacunae genomic sequence AGCTGGGCAAGTTACCAGACTTGAACGAACTGGGATAGTATTATCCCAGCCAGCTTAATAAATACGTTTTTAAAGCCTTTCTAAGCGCGGTAAGGCTACCTGCTACCTGCTTTTCCAGGGTGCTTACCGGTGTGTTCAATAAGGCTGATACTTCTTTGTAACTTTTTTCTTCTTCTTTAATCAGCCGGAAAGAAACCTTTTTACCAGAAGAAAGGCCTGCCAGTGTTTGCGCTATAATATGCTTTGTTTCTTTCAGAGAAAATAACTCGCCCGGTGTTACCATATCGGGCGTTTCTGTTGGCAGCTCTTCCATATACACCAGCTTCTTCTTTACCTGCACTCTGTGCCAGTCGGCCAGAATATGATAAGCAATACCGGTAATATATTTCTCCGCGTTATCTGTAGTAAGGGTGTCCCGTTTTTCCCAGGCGCGTAAATAACAATCCTGTAGCAGGTCTTCTGCTATATGTCTGTCTCTCGTCTGCTTCACAAACAAACCATACAAACGATCTTTCGTTGCTTCAAACAGTAGCAGAAAATCTGTTAAAGTAATACTGATATGTGGGGTGGAGTGCATGGTTGGGAAAACAAAAATAGTCAGAAGGGCAGTACAAATACATTGGTAACAATTCCTTCATATGCTCTTTTGGAGGAAAGGGAACATAATTACGACCATATAGTAGAACCAATGGTACAGCGCAGCAACAATGAAAGAAAATAGTCTTTGGGAGCAGGAAATCTGGCAAAAATACAGGAATGGCACAGCCAGTAAAAAAGAGCTGGAACAGTTGCAGGCTTACCTGCAGCAACAGGATAAAACTGAGCTGGAAGCGCTTTTCAGTGAGGAAGGTGCAGTGCCAGTGCCTGCTGACCTGGCCAGCCGTATAAGGGCACAGTTACAACGGGCTGCTGCACCGGAAGTGGTGGTGATGAGCCGGTCACAACGTATAGTGCGAAGGATGGCCGCCGCCGCTGTGTTGCTGGCAGCTATTGCAGGCGCTTATTACCTGCTGCGTTGGAAAAATGTTCGCGAGCAAACGCAACTGGCTTATCAGGGTTACGATAGTATTGTGAATACAACCGGCGCTCCCCGGCTGGTGCAATTGCCGGATGCTACCAAAGTATGGTTGAACAAACGTACCACTTTATATATCAGTACAGCGTATGCCCGGCAGCGCCAGGTAAAGCTTACAGGCGAAGCATATTTCGACGTAGTAAAAAATGCGGGAAATCCGCTGTTGATACAAACCGGCACTATCCGTACAACGGTATTGGGTACGGCGTTTAACGTAGACAACAGTAGTCGCAACGCAGTGCGCATTAGCCTGGTGCAGGGGCGTGTACAGGTAAGTAAGCAAGACGCTACAGCAACGCCTGTACTGCTGTTGCCTGGTGAAACAGCTACGGGAGCACAACAAGCAGATAGTATCAGCACTGGCCCCACAGCTAATACAGATGTAACAGGATGGGTGCGGGGGCACCTGGTATTTAACCAGTTGCCACTGGCAGAAGCGCTGGAGAAAGCAGCGGATTATTACGGTATTACCATTCAGGCCGATCCCGCATTGCTACAGGGCAAAAAAGTAACTACTATCTATTATAAAAACCAGCAATGGCCGCAGGTATTGCAACACCTGTTGTTTATGTATCAGCTCACCTATACGCGCAAAGACAATCTGATAGTCATCTCTAAACCATAAAGAAAAACAGGGCTTCCGAGGGCCCTGTTCCATAAGCACTTAAAACAATAAAAACGCTTAATTAAACGCAAAGTATGAAAAAAAAATGTGAGCGCTGGCAGCGGCTGGTATTGCTATGGCTGGTAGTGTTGCCGTGGGCCGGACTGAACGCCCAAACGGAACAGATCAGCGACCCGGTTACGGTACAGGCAGAGAAGATAAGTTTACCGGACCTGATGGCCAGCCTGCAACGGCAAACTGCTTATATCTTTTCCTTTGACCACGATCTGCTGGCAAAAACAGAAGTCACCCATATTCGCTGGAACAAAATGCCGTTAGGAAAAGCGCTGAGCGAACTGAAACAGAAAGCAGGTCTGCAATACACCATACTGGATCGCAACATTGCGGTAGTGCCGGCCGTACGCAGCAGCAAAAAAGCAGAGAACATAGAATCGGTACAGACTGGAGGAAGGATTACCGGGAAAATAGTAGACTTTGAAAACAGTAATCCGCTGGCGGGCGCTTCTATAAGGGTAGAAGGAACCGCCTGGGCTTCCACTACAGATGAACAGGGAAAGTTTGAACTGAATAATCTGCCGCCCGGCCTGTATACTTTAGTACTGTCTTATGTAGGCTATGCCAACAACCGGCTGGCAGAAGTGGAAGTAGTGGCTGGCAGAAATACACAGATTGATGGAAAGCTACAGCCCGCCCGTGCCTGGAATGAAGTGGTGGTAAGAAGCGCCGGCATCAGAAAACGTGCCGTAGCCAATACCTCCGATGAGCAGCTGATCAAGGAAATGTACAATGCCAAAACAGTGATATCTGGTATTTCCAATGAACAGATAGCGCGCACGCTGGACAGGGATGCAGCAGAAGTAGTAAAGCGTATACCCGGTGTAAACATTTCGGAAGACCGTTTTGTGATTGTGCGCGGGTTGGGAAAAAGGTATAACCTTACTTTTCTGAACGATGCATTGGCACCTGCTACAGATGCAGACAGCCGTTCCTTTTCCTATGATGTTATCAACAGCAACGCCATAGACCGGATTATGGTGTACAAATCACCTTCCCCCGATTTACCAGGCGAGTTTTCTGGTGGGTTGGTAAAAATCTATACCAAAAAAAGCCAGCTGACACGCCAGGTGGATATACAGTTATCTGCACAATATCGTCCTGGTTCTACCTTCAAAGATGTATGGTCTTACGCAGGCAGCAAAACAGACTTCCTGGGTTTTGATAATGGAGTACGGAACCTGCCTAAAGGCATACCCTCTGCTACGGAGTTCAATCATCTCAATACACAGCAAAATGCGGTGTATTCCAGGCAATTCGCCAACAACTACGTACTGGATAAGCAATTCCGTTCCGGGCCTGACCTTCGCTTTAATATCAACTATTATGATGCCTGGAAAACAGGTGGCCACTATATCAGCAACCTCACTTCTGTGGCATATACCAACACGCATGAGCAGCGCAGTACAGAAGCCAGTTCTTACACCAAATATATAGATGGTCGTATACAGCAGGGCATTCACAGCGCGAGGTTAAGCGTGGTGCAAACCAATGGGCTTACGGTGAATAAAAATTTGTCTTTTGAACTGCGGAACTTTATTAACCAGAACGGGCAGCGTATAGCGGTAGAGGACTACCGTATACTGGACGATTATGAGCGCTACGAAAACAGGCATGTAAACCTGTATTATGTAAGCAACTTTATATACTCCGGTCAGTTATCCGGTAAATACCAGTTTGGCGCTAACAAAGAGAATGGGGTAACAGGCAACTTCAGTTATTCTTCCATTCACAAGTCAGAGCCAGACAACCGCGATTATACTTTTACCCGCCCTATTCAACCCTCCGGAAGGGGAGATGCAGAAGATGCCTGGGCATTGTCCACCGGTCTTATATCACGCTACCTGCTAAGCCGTGTGTTTAATGATGTAAAGGAAAATGCGTATCAGGGCAATATCGACCTGAACTATCATATTAATCCTTCGCTGGCTTTTAAAGCCGGGTACTTTTACGAAAATCGCTGGCGCGATTATAACAACCGCACTTTTGTACTCAACAATGGTCCTAACCTATACGATCCCAATTTGTACATTGGCCCGGGAGAGGACCCTGAGCTGGGCAGCGGTGGTAAGATACCTGGCGAAAAACTTCCTATACGGGTGCTGGAAAAATACCTGCCTGTATACTTTCCGGCAGCTATGTTCCGTGAAGATGGAACAGGATATACATTTTTTGAGAAAACCTCACCCAATAACCAATACTTTGCCGATAACACGCTGCATGCAGGTTACCTGAGTGGTGATGTTACCTTGTTGCACGAACGGCTGAATATATTCGGAGGTGTGCGGGTAGAGCATAACCGCTTTCGCATATTGGGCGCTTACAAAGCCGGGCTTACGGCTTATCCATTGCAGGTAAACCAGCCTGTTACTTCTGTGCTGCCTTCTGTCAACCTTTCGTTTAAGGCAGATAGTAATGTGATTATCCGCATGGGCTATGGCAGAACGCTGAATCGACCTGAGTTCAGAGAAGCGGCTCCGGTACAATACTCCAACTACCTGGAACAGGAAACCTACCTGGGCAATCCGGCGCTGACTACCGTAAACATTGATAACGCAGAACTGCGCGCAGAATGGTATCCCAAAAGTACCCGACGTAATGAAATGGTGAACGTAGGTGTGTTTTACAAACGGCTGGATAAACCGATTGAGCGGTTGCGTGTTGTTTTTTCTGATGGGTTTGATCAGTATTTCTACGCCAATACAGGGCAGGCTACCATATACGGTGCAGAAGCAGAGCTGCGCAAAAGCTTTGATTTTCTGGGAAGTAAATTGTTTCGCGATCTCTCCGTAATACTGAATGGTTCCTGGTTTAAAAGCACTGTAAAAGTGCCTGCCCAGCCGGAGCGTATAGGCTATGCAGGTGCGCGTGAGCGGCCTATGCAGGGGCAGTCGCCTTACCTGTTCAATGCCTCCCTCAACTATGAAAATGTGGGCTATGGTACCAAACTGGCGCTTACTTTCAACCGGGCGGGCGATTACATTTATGTGGTAGGAGCCAATCCCGATGCGGGCCGTGGCGATCCGGATGTGATGATGAAAGGCAGAAGCCAGCTGGATATTACCTGGCGACAGCGTATTAATAAAATATTCAGCATCAACGCCGGTGTGCAAAACGTGCTGAATGCACCGGTAATCTTATACCAGGACTGGAAAAGAAATTATCACTATGATGCGCTGGCAGGAAAACCTCCGGTATTTAATTCCACCTTATTTGACAAGGGAGATATTATTTACAGGCGCTACTACCTGAAGCCTTACTACTCTTTCTCTGTTAACATGATCTTTTAAAAACCAACATCCTGATGAAACCAATTATACTATCATTCCTTTCTATAGCAGTTGCTGCCTGCCTGCTTTTTTCGTGCAGCAAAAAATATGAAGACAGGCTGGAACAGCAAAACCGCTCCTCCGGTATTCTGCGGGTGGGACGAAAAGGCGAAACCAATATTGCCGGCGCAAAAATAGATGAAACCGTAACCCTGTATGCTAAAATAGGAGAGCCGGATGCCACTGTGAAAATATATGTGGGAGGCGTGGAAGCAACCGTACTTACACATGGCAGCGCCAATACAACGGTACGTTCAGAATCGGGCAGTCAGCAGATAACCGTACTGATGGATACCTTCAACATTACAATACCCGCTGCTGCCAAAATAGGACCAGGCATTCTTTACTTTACCCTGAATGATGTACCTAAACCAGCGCTGGCTTTTGAAGTATACAGACCAGATATCCTTATTCCCGGTCAGTCGTTTGTAGAGCCTTTTTTATTTACGGTGATGGACAGTACGCTGATTGATAATAATTATCAATATACTATGCCCCGGCGTTTAAAAGACGGGCTACGGGGAGAAGCCGTGGTGAACCGGGTGCTGGGGCTTACATATGATGAGGTTAGTCAGACCTTTTATTTTATGGATCAGCAACCGGATGACTTAACTTATCGTATACGAAAGCTGTATAATGGGGTAGTCACCACTATTGCAGGCGGTGGCGATAACTATATGGCTACTACCGGTTCGCAGTTAAAGCTGGTGGAGAAGAAAGACCTGCAAGCAGGGCCGGATGGTAAGATTTATTTTACCAGTATTTTTTATACAGACGCTGATCCTGCCACCGGTTTCCAATCCAGCTATGCGTTGATACAACGGTTAAACCCTGCTACCGGCGCTATTGAAATAGTGTTGGGCGGCGGGCGGAGTATTGTAAAATATCCTTCCCGTAGTATGGATGACTACAGGGGCGTGGAAGATGGCCCGGTGGATTCTGCTATGATATACTATCCGCAATCGCTCACTTTTGATAAAGAAGGTAGTCTGTATTTTATGGATGGTGCCATAGACCACGCAGAAGCCGGTACCCTGCTGCGCAAATTCAGCCATGGAAGGCTGGAAACCTTGCTGGGTAAAGGCCAAAAGGATGTGTATGATTTTGAAGATATAGATGGTGTCACCTATTCGGTACCCTTTTACACCGGTATTGAAGAGCATACCGATGGCTTTAATGAGGAAGTGCGGCTAACCGGAACAAAGGGTATGGTGCTGGCTGGCAACGGCAAGTTTTATCTGCTCTGTGAAGGAGGTGGCTGGCAGATGAATGTAGTGGAAGTAAACCTGGATACCAGGGAAGCCGCTACTATTATAGGGTTACCCACCGGGCAGTACTCCTCTATCACCACAGGTACTTTTAAAGAAGTAGCATTAAACTATGCCACTACGTTTGATCTGGACTTTGATGGTAATATTCTGTTTGGTCAGAATATTTTGTACAAAATGAACCTGAAGCAGGAAACCATTGCCAAAGTAGCTGGTGGTTATACTGGTGGCGGATCGTTAAGCGACCGGGAGCTGATGCAAACCAAACAGAAAGGGGAAAACGCTTTTATGGGTACTATTGATACGATTGTATTCGACCAGTTTGGCAACCTGTATGCGGGATACAGCTCTATCATACCTTCCGGTGATGTAAAAATGAGTAAAATAACTATAGAGGAATAAACAGAGCAATATGAAACTGAAGAATATAATAACGGTGCTGACTTTTGGAGTGCTGGCATCCTGTAACAAAGAAGCGGAAATGCAGCCTGCGCCGGCTGTGTCTTACCTGATGTTTTACAATGGCGTAGCCGATTTTTATGGACTCAACAGCCTGGTGCTGGTCAATAACACTTACGGTGGCAGTCTCGATTACAATAACAATGGCAGAGGTCTGGTAGGCGCATTCAACGCTTCTTCTTATCGCATTACAGACACAGGGCGGTATCGCATTGCCTTTACCGGTACACCCGATACTTCCGGTAAAGCTGATAAGATTATAGAAGGGGTATACCATTTTGAAGCAGCCCAACATTATACCCTTTACCTGGCAGACAGCCTGGGTTATTATGAAACCCTGGTTAGCAAAGATGATGTTACGACAGATAAAGCCAATGCCAGACTACGTTTAATACACCTGGGCGCAGATGCAGGGCCTGTGCAGGTAAAAATAGATTCGTTGCCTGTGGAAGGGTTAGACAATACGCGCTTTAGGCAGGTAACGAAATATGCAAGTGTGCCACCAGCTGTTAAACCCGGAATCCGTATTGTATATACGGATGCAGACACCGGAGAAGAGCGGATATTGATACGCAAGTCTTTTCCGCTGGAAGCCGGTAAATGTTATACCATGATACTGCGCGGCTATAAAGCCCCGGCAGATGGTAATGTAAACAAAACGATAAACCTGTCTACCATCATCAATTTCTAAATCATGAAACAATATTTATATAGTTTACTCACTATGGCAGCGATGCCACTGGCTTTTACCGCCTGCAAAAAAGAGGAGACAATGCAACAGCAGGTATCCATTATTACACCAGTGATAAGCAAGCTGAACAGAAGTTTTGCACAGGCAGGCGATACATTGGTTATATATGGAGCCTCACTGATACAGCAGCAGCGGCTTACTGAAGTGTTTATTAATGACAGACCCTGCACTTTGCTGAAGAGTGTTGCAGACAGTTTGCAAGTATTGGTGCCGGCGCAAACACGGTCTGGCCAGGTAACGGTTACTATTAGCTATGGTAAACAATTCAGCAGTGCGGAGGGCCCTTCCCTTGATGTGAAGCCTACGCCTGCATTGCTGGGCTTCTGGCCCCGGTATGGCTATGCCGGAGAAAGCATTACACTGTATGTGGAAAATTTCAGCATTGCCAATGCCGACAATCATATTTTCCTGGAAGGCTTTCCCGCAACAATTACAGGTGGCAATGGCAAAGATACCCTGCTGGTAACACTGCCTGCTGCATCTTCCACCGGCGTGTTTTCATGGCGCACCTACCAGGGGCCTTTACAGTACAGTAAAGACACTTTCCTGGTACGGCAACCCAGCTATCCGGTTACCAGCGTAGGAGGTTGGTTACAGCAAGATCCCGCTTACACTTACCTGGATACACTCTACAGGGGATACCCGGCACTGTCTGGCAGTAACTACGATCTGTATGCACGTATTTATGATAGTGCTTTAAACTACATTAACAGCCCCAATCGCACCTACACTGTTTTTTTACCTGCGGATGGTGCGTATTACAGCAAGGGTATTACACTGAGGGATTATATCACTAAAATTAAAAATGCACCTTATAGCTATAATTCGCCCATGGTAGCAGCTATTTTACCGGATATACAATTGTCGCTGGCAGATATGCACGAAGGAGATTTGTACAACACTGCCTTTACAGAGTTGATGCAATGGTATCCTTATTTTGGAAGTGATGATAATAAGAACAAGATGCAGGTGACAGAAGAGGATGGACAGAAATATGTAAACCTGGTGGGGATATACGGAGATACAAGGCCACGGGTAAAAGTGATAAGAGCGCATAAAGTAGGCAATGCCACTATCATCGAAACGGATGGAGATTTAGGATATATTCCTTTTGAATAGGCATCTTCAATAGAAGTTTATTCCGGCCCCTTACCTTCTTAAGTAAGGGGCTTTTCATTTGAGGAATACCTAGCCATGCTGCATTTTGTGGTGAAGACAAACTACTCCCGAGCTAAATACGTGTGTTTGCAGCAGTGTCATCGACTGCTTTTCTTTCATGTTTTTGAATACAGGAATACCTTCTCCCAACAATACCGGGTTTACAAAAAGCCAACAGGCATCGATGAGGTTTTCCGCTAAAAGGGCATGTGCTGTAGAAGGACTTCCAAAAAGCAGTATTTCGCCTGTTGTATTCTTCTTTACATCGCGAAGTGCATCCACATAGTGCTTTCCAATCACAGTAGTATTCTTCAGTGTGTCCTGGTTCAATGTATTAGACAATACTACTTTATGTACTTCCTTATACCAGGCGGCATGTTCACGGTCGTGTTTGGATGCTCCAGGCTTATCTGCCGCTGTTGGCCAGTAGCTTTCCATCATCTCAAAGGTGATTCTTCCATACAATGCCGTATTCGTTTTCGTGATCCTTTTTGCTCCGAAGTCAAATATTTCCTCATCTACATGAATCCAATCCATTTCACCCTTTGGACCTGCTGCAAAGCCATCGAGTGATGTGTGCATGAATAATACAATATTTCCCATATCAATTGTTGTTTCTGTTTACTAATACCTATCGTTTGTGGTGTAAATCTCAGATAAATACTGCTAACGGAAACGGGCAAAACTGACAAATAAAAGGGCGATTACGACCAATACCCGGTAAGGGGGAGCTTGTAACATCTGGCCCTGAATAAAATGAACAATGTGGTATAGTTCTGCTGCTTTATTTTTAGCTGATATGAAATCAAACCAAACCAATTGCTTGCACCTACAAAACCAACTGTACAAAAAGGAGACTTATTATGGAAGGGAATAGTGGAAGATTTGTTTGCTGACTTTCTGCGTTTCTTTTTTGCAGATGCAGACGATAAATTTGATATAGACAAAGGATTTGAATTCCTGGACAAAGAACTACACGAGATAACACCAGCCCATGAACTAAGGCATCCCCGTTTTGTAGACAAATTAGTAAAGCTCTGGTATAAAGACGGCGCTGAAAAATGGCTACTGCTACATGTAGAAGTGCAAGGCTATGTGGACAATCATTTTCCTGCACGCATGTTCACTTACTTTTACCGGATATATGATAAGTTTCAACAGGAAATTACTTCGCTGGCCATCTTCACCGATAATGATGATGACTACCATCCGGACAGATACAAAAGAGATTAAAGAAATTACTAAAAATCCTGATCATATGGGAATTTACGAACAGATCTTAGAGATGGAAAAAGACGAGGTTAAGGCGAAGATTGTTACAAATTTGCTTTGTGATACAGACCATTCCATTCAAACAATAGCCAAGTTGGTAGATGTGCCTGTTGATTTTGTAATCGAAATCAAAAATGAATTGCCGGCTGGTGCAAGTAATGAATTTTAAAATTTATAGAGTATAATATTTATTGCCCTTGTTTAATAGACAAGGGCTTTTTTATTAGCAAAGAACTGGGCCAATATGACTTGTTTTTATTATATCTGCCCAGTTCTATTGCTTTGATCTTTAAAAAGTAGTTCTATTAATACCCCGGATTTTGCTTATTAATGCCCCCGGCACCCAGCTGCGGATTATTATCTATCTCCGCTTGCGGAATTGGTAACAATTCATCCCGGTTCACCTGGAAATAAGATAAGGGATCACCACCGGTGAAATATCCTTTTTTACGCCAGCGGATAATATCAATATTGCGTACTTCCTCGCAAGCCATTTCCACTGTTTTTTCGTGCATCAGCGCCTTGGTAACCTGTTCTTTGGTGCCTACAGGGAATTGTGCAGTAGGATATATAGGCATAGTTACATCAGCTCTGTTACGTATTTGGTTCAGATAGCCAACAGCGCCGGGTATATTGTTTAACTCATTTTCACATTCTGCCAGCATCAGCAAAACTTCTGCATAACGGAAAATGCGCTGGTTATCACCGCCGGGATGATAGCTTACATTTTCTTTATATAGGAGCGTGTATTTGCGCCAGCTGATTTTTTTAGTAGCGCCGTTTAATACAGAGGAACTACCGTTTTGCATGGCATCGGTAAGCGTTTGTGTGTTGTTGTTAATGGCGTCTCCGCTTTGGTATATGCTATATTTAAAACGGGGATCGGTTTTAGCGCTTCCATTTACCGTGCTTTCATATTCTGCCAGCAGTTTATTGGAAGGGATAAGGTTGCGCCATGCTACGGGATTGTATTCCTGGTTGCGAATAGTGGTTTGTGGAGCAGAAGGACCATCGCCCACAGGGTTGCCCCAGTTAAAATCGTTATTGCCTTTATCGGCAAAAGAGGTTTCAAAAACACTTTCGCTGTTATATTCTGTTTCTTCTTCAAAGTTGTCCAGGTAGCGGTTGGTGAGCGAGTAACCGTCTGCACCGCTGGTAGGTATTTTCAGCAATGCGGTTCT encodes the following:
- a CDS encoding RNA polymerase sigma factor translates to MHSTPHISITLTDFLLLFEATKDRLYGLFVKQTRDRHIAEDLLQDCYLRAWEKRDTLTTDNAEKYITGIAYHILADWHRVQVKKKLVYMEELPTETPDMVTPGELFSLKETKHIIAQTLAGLSSGKKVSFRLIKEEEKSYKEVSALLNTPVSTLEKQVAGSLTALRKALKTYLLSWLG
- a CDS encoding FecR family protein yields the protein MKENSLWEQEIWQKYRNGTASKKELEQLQAYLQQQDKTELEALFSEEGAVPVPADLASRIRAQLQRAAAPEVVVMSRSQRIVRRMAAAAVLLAAIAGAYYLLRWKNVREQTQLAYQGYDSIVNTTGAPRLVQLPDATKVWLNKRTTLYISTAYARQRQVKLTGEAYFDVVKNAGNPLLIQTGTIRTTVLGTAFNVDNSSRNAVRISLVQGRVQVSKQDATATPVLLLPGETATGAQQADSISTGPTANTDVTGWVRGHLVFNQLPLAEALEKAADYYGITIQADPALLQGKKVTTIYYKNQQWPQVLQHLLFMYQLTYTRKDNLIVISKP
- a CDS encoding TonB-dependent receptor, encoding MKKKCERWQRLVLLWLVVLPWAGLNAQTEQISDPVTVQAEKISLPDLMASLQRQTAYIFSFDHDLLAKTEVTHIRWNKMPLGKALSELKQKAGLQYTILDRNIAVVPAVRSSKKAENIESVQTGGRITGKIVDFENSNPLAGASIRVEGTAWASTTDEQGKFELNNLPPGLYTLVLSYVGYANNRLAEVEVVAGRNTQIDGKLQPARAWNEVVVRSAGIRKRAVANTSDEQLIKEMYNAKTVISGISNEQIARTLDRDAAEVVKRIPGVNISEDRFVIVRGLGKRYNLTFLNDALAPATDADSRSFSYDVINSNAIDRIMVYKSPSPDLPGEFSGGLVKIYTKKSQLTRQVDIQLSAQYRPGSTFKDVWSYAGSKTDFLGFDNGVRNLPKGIPSATEFNHLNTQQNAVYSRQFANNYVLDKQFRSGPDLRFNINYYDAWKTGGHYISNLTSVAYTNTHEQRSTEASSYTKYIDGRIQQGIHSARLSVVQTNGLTVNKNLSFELRNFINQNGQRIAVEDYRILDDYERYENRHVNLYYVSNFIYSGQLSGKYQFGANKENGVTGNFSYSSIHKSEPDNRDYTFTRPIQPSGRGDAEDAWALSTGLISRYLLSRVFNDVKENAYQGNIDLNYHINPSLAFKAGYFYENRWRDYNNRTFVLNNGPNLYDPNLYIGPGEDPELGSGGKIPGEKLPIRVLEKYLPVYFPAAMFREDGTGYTFFEKTSPNNQYFADNTLHAGYLSGDVTLLHERLNIFGGVRVEHNRFRILGAYKAGLTAYPLQVNQPVTSVLPSVNLSFKADSNVIIRMGYGRTLNRPEFREAAPVQYSNYLEQETYLGNPALTTVNIDNAELRAEWYPKSTRRNEMVNVGVFYKRLDKPIERLRVVFSDGFDQYFYANTGQATIYGAEAELRKSFDFLGSKLFRDLSVILNGSWFKSTVKVPAQPERIGYAGARERPMQGQSPYLFNASLNYENVGYGTKLALTFNRAGDYIYVVGANPDAGRGDPDVMMKGRSQLDITWRQRINKIFSINAGVQNVLNAPVILYQDWKRNYHYDALAGKPPVFNSTLFDKGDIIYRRYYLKPYYSFSVNMIF
- a CDS encoding NHL repeat-containing protein, which encodes MKPIILSFLSIAVAACLLFSCSKKYEDRLEQQNRSSGILRVGRKGETNIAGAKIDETVTLYAKIGEPDATVKIYVGGVEATVLTHGSANTTVRSESGSQQITVLMDTFNITIPAAAKIGPGILYFTLNDVPKPALAFEVYRPDILIPGQSFVEPFLFTVMDSTLIDNNYQYTMPRRLKDGLRGEAVVNRVLGLTYDEVSQTFYFMDQQPDDLTYRIRKLYNGVVTTIAGGGDNYMATTGSQLKLVEKKDLQAGPDGKIYFTSIFYTDADPATGFQSSYALIQRLNPATGAIEIVLGGGRSIVKYPSRSMDDYRGVEDGPVDSAMIYYPQSLTFDKEGSLYFMDGAIDHAEAGTLLRKFSHGRLETLLGKGQKDVYDFEDIDGVTYSVPFYTGIEEHTDGFNEEVRLTGTKGMVLAGNGKFYLLCEGGGWQMNVVEVNLDTREAATIIGLPTGQYSSITTGTFKEVALNYATTFDLDFDGNILFGQNILYKMNLKQETIAKVAGGYTGGGSLSDRELMQTKQKGENAFMGTIDTIVFDQFGNLYAGYSSIIPSGDVKMSKITIEE
- a CDS encoding DUF4397 domain-containing protein, whose product is MKLKNIITVLTFGVLASCNKEAEMQPAPAVSYLMFYNGVADFYGLNSLVLVNNTYGGSLDYNNNGRGLVGAFNASSYRITDTGRYRIAFTGTPDTSGKADKIIEGVYHFEAAQHYTLYLADSLGYYETLVSKDDVTTDKANARLRLIHLGADAGPVQVKIDSLPVEGLDNTRFRQVTKYASVPPAVKPGIRIVYTDADTGEERILIRKSFPLEAGKCYTMILRGYKAPADGNVNKTINLSTIINF
- a CDS encoding IPT/TIG domain-containing protein; translation: MKQYLYSLLTMAAMPLAFTACKKEETMQQQVSIITPVISKLNRSFAQAGDTLVIYGASLIQQQRLTEVFINDRPCTLLKSVADSLQVLVPAQTRSGQVTVTISYGKQFSSAEGPSLDVKPTPALLGFWPRYGYAGESITLYVENFSIANADNHIFLEGFPATITGGNGKDTLLVTLPAASSTGVFSWRTYQGPLQYSKDTFLVRQPSYPVTSVGGWLQQDPAYTYLDTLYRGYPALSGSNYDLYARIYDSALNYINSPNRTYTVFLPADGAYYSKGITLRDYITKIKNAPYSYNSPMVAAILPDIQLSLADMHEGDLYNTAFTELMQWYPYFGSDDNKNKMQVTEEDGQKYVNLVGIYGDTRPRVKVIRAHKVGNATIIETDGDLGYIPFE
- a CDS encoding dihydrofolate reductase family protein, producing MGNIVLFMHTSLDGFAAGPKGEMDWIHVDEEIFDFGAKRITKTNTALYGRITFEMMESYWPTAADKPGASKHDREHAAWYKEVHKVVLSNTLNQDTLKNTTVIGKHYVDALRDVKKNTTGEILLFGSPSTAHALLAENLIDACWLFVNPVLLGEGIPVFKNMKEKQSMTLLQTHVFSSGVVCLHHKMQHG
- a CDS encoding RpnC/YadD family protein; translation: MLAPTKPTVQKGDLLWKGIVEDLFADFLRFFFADADDKFDIDKGFEFLDKELHEITPAHELRHPRFVDKLVKLWYKDGAEKWLLLHVEVQGYVDNHFPARMFTYFYRIYDKFQQEITSLAIFTDNDDDYHPDRYKRD
- a CDS encoding RagB/SusD family nutrient uptake outer membrane protein; its protein translation is MFNRYILKSLAASCLLVSACSKNLDKSDPNTVPVNQYYKTAAELQSGTNAIYAAMHGNSLVAREWFFVHDLRSDDVATGGGQLEAPRGQILTGATDPTNSVMNAVWNGAYTMIHRANAVIENSPKVTDNTTLRDRCVGEAKFLRAWAYNELVTMWGPVPIYTNTVANSNGYKPRSSEDDVYALIIKDLQDAATVLPTKTNTDKGRATNAAANFLLGRVLMQRGDYTGARTALLKIPTSGADGYSLTNRYLDNFEEETEYNSESVFETSFADKGNNDFNWGNPVGDGPSAPQTTIRNQEYNPVAWRNLIPSNKLLAEYESTVNGSAKTDPRFKYSIYQSGDAINNNTQTLTDAMQNGSSSVLNGATKKISWRKYTLLYKENVSYHPGGDNQRIFRYAEVLLMLAECENELNNIPGAVGYLNQIRNRADVTMPIYPTAQFPVGTKEQVTKALMHEKTVEMACEEVRNIDIIRWRKKGYFTGGDPLSYFQVNRDELLPIPQAEIDNNPQLGAGGINKQNPGY